The Papaver somniferum cultivar HN1 chromosome 6, ASM357369v1, whole genome shotgun sequence genome segment TTAAAGTTGAATTATATTGAGTACAGTCAGCAAATCTTATCCGGTGAAGAAGGTTTTAAGGTTTTAACATTAGTCCAATGTTGGGTGAATTATGGGTTGTATAGGTCACTGCCATGCCAAATTACTAATCCAAaatgaattttgctttgcaatagTTTTAGTTGACCTGACACATTGCAGAAGGAGAGACGGTAGAAGCCTCGGAAGAAGCAACAAAAAAGAGTTTTAGATAAGCTGATTTTGCATTGTCAATCGTCTCATCTACTTGAACACCTCCTTGGGAGTACCGGCCCCAGCTGTTGATATCATGAATTGAGAGGTGGTTGTATCAAACCATTTTAGCCCGGTCGACCAAGACCCATGATTTGGACTAATGATTTTTAGAGTAGTTGAGTTGAAATTGGTAAACCATGGGGTAGGATGTCCCTTAAATGCTACACCCACTTAAATAAATGGGATAAAACAAACAGACACAcgggaagaaaagaaagaaaaaggagcAATATTGCGCTAACTCAATGGTCCCAAGGTTTTTATGCCCAACTTGTAACTTCCATTCCAAATTAACTCAAGATTCGACCAACTGTTGCAGTATTTTTCGCGAAAAAGATTGCCGCAGTGCTTCGTGGCAGTATAGAATCCCAAGATTCCCAACTACCATATCTTACTACCGGTGCCTGACATTTACGGTTCAACAGTTTAAGATGTTGCACACAGTAAATGGGCAtcacaaaagaaagaaacaaaaagaaaaagagaaacctAATGCTTAGGCAATCACATGTGCTTGCTTGACgtaagaagggtgcaaaattctGACAGAAAATGATACTTGGTGAATTCCAGGTAAAACCACGTGCATTTTATTTTACAACCTGTGATCAGTTGACGCCTTtgtttcttccttttcttttagacaaaccttgtacacCAATACTTCGCCGAGATCCCGCATGACACCCTAGCCACAACCATGCCCACTTCATTTACATCTTATTAGCTGTTCTCAATGCTAGTCTTAATGGTAGAGGGTTCATTTATTAAAGAGTAAAGTGAGTGTTAAAGATTGTGATTACGCCTGGTATGTCGCTTATTTGGAGTCCAACAAGCGGTCACAAGTCCGACCTATAGATTTTGTATTGTAATTTGGGTTCCATTCGATCACAACTGTCGATCAACAGACTTTTCCAATGTGTTGATTGATTCTTTTCTTTCAACATAAATGAAAGAAAAGGAAAGCTCAAACAATCATTCGACCACGATTACTTTGACTTCAAAAGATCTCAGAAGTACATTGGTATATGCGGAAACAATTTTTAACTGCCGGATCTCACAAATTCAAACTTATGTGTTTTAGTATCCCAACGCAACGTGTAGTCAACAACCGCGTTATCAACTATGGCCTGTGATGGGTcctaaaacatcatcttgtctttgcatttatcAACTCATTAGATTCCAAGAGATTCCTCTTTGCAGCTCGCCAGTATACGTATATCTACGTGCACTGGCCACATTTTTCGCAAAATACGCAAGGTGGCTGCAAAAAGTGACACGCCTTACCCATTTAGGAATAGTTCAAATTCAGTCAATGCATCCAGCTTCTATCCTCTAACTCTGCTGatggggatttttttttcttttttttgttagttttatatggatttttgtattcttccaactaaactaatatTCCTACTAGCAGGCATGTTATTCTCGAAAAATAATCTTTGTTTTTGTAGCAGGCAATTGCAATGTGTTTCCAAAAATTATTGTGATGTAAAACACATACTATTAATCAAGTACTAGTAAATCTTAcataaaattgattaaaaagaccttAATCAATAATTTCTGTGTGAAAAGGATACTTAGATTTTGAtaatgtttaaatggataaaaatataaaaatagactGGATGCAAACAGTTTCATCCTtccaatttttaaatattttttcttattttttaatttacacaggatgaatccagtttcattctagctactttttaaatttaagttgttaattttttttgtccatttcacccatactaatttttattcgtccatttgaaccatattttgaaaatatttggacaaatgacctatTTTCCCTAAATCTTAAACTCCAAATTGTTGAAACGACCAATAACATTTGGACAATCTCAATATTCGCGTTCATTTCGTGTGCAAATCTCTCGGGCGTAACGGTCAATAACATATTCAGACGTTTTTACATTTAGGGATATGAGCCATATACCGGCCCTGGATTCTGCCCCTCTGTCCTCCTTATCTTTGTTTACAACGAAACGCAAACTCAGGTTAGTGGGCGGTGTGGTGGTGGTAACTATATTCCAAAACCAACGTTCATATATATCTGCAACTAGTCTGTCATCTCACCttgaaaaccctaacttttttttttaattaccaAATCCACAAAcatttattgaagaagaagaagtaaaacaaTAAAATCTCAAACTCTCAGTAATAACTCTCCATTATTAATTTTATTACCCCTTTTGTATACAAgttgagaaagaaagaaaaaaaatacccaATTTGTCTTTGCCCTTTTTGAAATTCTATCAAACAGTTGAAAACAAGCAACCAACAAGGCAACAACCCACTTTTTCTTGTTCTTTCCTTCGTATCTACAATGCCGTCTACCCCTTTTCTGAACCCTAAATAAATATCTTCTTCTACCTGTTAATCAATGGCTTCTGTAGGAGATATTACAGCAGCAGGTACCAACGGAGGAGCAATGGCAGAAACAGCAGATATGTCAGACCAAGTAATATTTCTACATGGTGATCTTGATTTGAAAATTGTTGAAGCTAGACGTTTACCTAACATGGATATAATGGCTGAACGTTTTCGTCGTTGTTTTAGTGCCTGTAATGCTTGTAAAAAACCATTAACTTCTGAAGAAATGAAGCATCCGCATAGAAAAATCATTACTAGTGATCCATATGTGTCGGTCTGTCTTGCTGGTGCTACTGTTGCTAGGACTAGAATTATACCTAATTCTCAAGCACCTAAATGGGAAGAGCATTTTGTTATTCCACTTGCTCATCCTGTTTCTACAGTTGAATTTCAAGTTAAGGATAATGATATGTTTGGTGCTCAACTTATTGGAATTGTTTCGATTCCTGCTCAACTTATTAATTCTGGGAGGCATTTGAAGGATTGGTATCCTATAATTGGACCTTATGGGAAGACACCGAAAGAGGGGACGGCGCTTTATTTGGAAATGAAATTTACCCCTTTTGAGCAGAATTCTAGGTATAGACGAGGGATTGCGTCGGATCCGGAGCATTTGGGTGTTCGGAATACTTATTTTCCTGTTAGAAGAGGTGGATCAATTCAACTCTATCAAGATGCACATGTTCCTGTTGGAATGATACCAAAAATTGAACTTGATGGTGGAAAGGCTTTTCGGTCTGGACAGTGTTGGGAAGATATCTGTCATGCTATATTAGAAGCTCATCATTTGATTTACATTATTGGTTGGTCAATTTACCATAAGGTGAAGCTGATTAGAGAACCTACAAGGCCATTACCGCGAGGTGGGGATTTAACTCTTGGCGAGCTCCTCAAGTATAAATCACAAGAAGGTGTTAGGGTTCTTATGTTGGTTTGGGATGATAAAACTTCCCACAGTAGTTTCCTCCTTAAGACTGTAAGTAGTTCAATCACATTGCTGCAATTCTTTagtttttcttatgaaatttgttCAATGTAGACATTACTCTGTGGTACTTGACAAACAGAATGATGATTTCCTAAGtgtgaaaacttttttttttctaattatgGTAGGATGAATAAATAAGTGCATAAAAGAATTCGTAGTTACTATATTTTTTGGGCATAATGTGAATGACAATCTTCTTATATATACACAATTGGTTTACGAAGCCAAAATGGTTTTATTGCCTTTCATTTACTGCAATGGACATATACTGGTGTTAGATATCTATTTATGAACTGGGCGCGTGTATTTGCAGAAAGCTGTACATATTTCTTAAATATGAATCTATAGATACTTATTTAAATTCTTTTGATAGTATGTCAAAAAAATACATATGAAAATCTGCTGTTAAATTTTTCTAGTTTGTCATGTTTATGATGTGCTTTAAATGTTAGTGTAATCACATTTTTAATCTTATTACGGTAATCTCTTGTTGCAGGCAGGAGTGATGGGTACTCATGACGAAGAAACTAGGAAATTTTTCAAGCATTCATCTGTCATTTGTATACTTTCACCTCGTTATGCTAGCAGTAAGCTTAGCATCGTCAAGCAACAGGTAAATTTTGGTACCATTCATTTCTTGGTCCAGTAATTCCTCTTGAACAATCTAGTTTAGGACTATCTAAACAAATTCTAGTTACTATCTCGACCTCTGGCATATTTATACTTGTGCTCTTTCTTTAAGCGACTCTTTGGGTAAGCTTAGCAACCAGCATTGAGTCCGATGAATTCTTAGCTGGCTCTTCCATTCCAACTATTTTGATCAGAGGAAACGCATTGGCAGCGCCCTGGATCGATTCATTAATATTTTCAAGCGATTTGCTCACTGCGTTTTACTGTTAGTACGAACTGTATATGCATGACCAATGACTAGTAAACCAGAATTTTTCATTGGAGAAAATACATAAGCTTCAACTTTTTCCTTAACCTTGACAAATTCACTGTTGAAAAGCCCTCGTATACAGGGATTTATAACTGTATACGGTGATGACTCTTGGAATTATTTCGGAGAAGATTTTCTCCTCATCGCTTAGATAATCCTCGAAACTGTGTTTGTTAATAACCCATTAGAACATGGCATATCCAGGTCACATTCAATGTTCACTTCTCTTTGGGATTTGAACAGTTAGTCCTTATTGAGTCGGTCAATTCTTTAAGGATTACCTCGTTAATTACCagaaaaaatggaaagaaaagaATCGCCGAATTCGTCATGCTTAAGTATCCAGACATTTTTACATCCCCGGCCACATTTTTAGCAGCGAATTATTGTCATATTATGTTCAATTTCGCTCCATGAGATCAAGTGGTCGACATTGTGTTTAAGTTGAAGGGGTTCATCTAAATCTAAAGACAATAAAGGGAAGAACTCCATCCCATcctcttttttgttatcagaaaCTTTTTCTAATCAGCTGGTAATGGAAAATAGAAAATACTAAGATTGTTTTACACTTGAATTGATATCTCAGCTTTCATTTCTTTTGCATTTTCTCATGCAGGTTGTAGGAACCCTCTTTACACACCATCAGAAGTGTATCCTGTTAGATACACAGGCCTATGGAAATAACAGAAAGATCTCAGCTTTTGTAGGAGGTCTTGATCTCTGTGATGGACGATACGATACACCTGAGCATAGACTATTTCGCGACCTCGACACCGTTTTTGATGACGATTATCACAATCCTACATTTCCCGTGCGTATTTTGTTTTATTCTTGCAGTCAATATATTGATGTTTTATTGATTACCTTCTCAAAATGATTTCTGAGTACAACTCGTGAACTACGCCATGTGAGATGATTTTTCTCTGCTGTATGGTAGGGACTGGTGAAATGCCCAAGTTAAAAAGCTGTttctactaaaaaaaaaaattaacggtTGCTTAGCTGAATTTGTATTTCCTGGTCCTGTATAGGCAGGAACTAAGGCTCCAAGACAACCATGGCATGACCTGCACTGCAGAATGGAAGGCCCTGCTGCATATGATATCCTCAAAAACTTTGAGCAGCGTTGGAAAAAAGCAACAAAATGGTCTGAGTTTGGACAGCGTTTTAAGAAGATACGACATCATCACGATGATGCGTTAATAAAGCTTGACCGTATCTCCTGGATACTTAGTCCTTCACCAGCTGTTCCCGAGGACGACCCTATCTTATGGGTATCCAATGAAGGAGATCCTGAAAACTGGCACGTTCAGGTAGGTTGCATAAGTTTCTTATCTTGGTGATCTAtaatttctttccactcctaTTTGTCACAAGTGTTACCTAAGAAATTCTATAATTTGCTCCAGGTTTTTCGATCTATCGACTCTGGATCTGTGAAAGGTTTTCCTAAGAATGTTCGAGATGCTGAAGCCCAGGTTCATCTATTAACCTATATTTGTCAGTTATATTGGTCAGATGAGCTCATATTCAAATTATATCCCCTTTCCAGATTTTTGTAAGCTTATTTATTTACCTATGTTGCTGTTGTTGTGTTACAGAAACTTACCCTAGAGAAAAAACTTGTGATAGATTCGAGCATTCAAACAGCATACATTCAGGCAATCAGATCAGCCCAACATTTCATATATATTGAAAAccaatattttcttggatcatcATATGGGTGGCCGTCTTACAAAAATGCAGGTTTGAAGCTGCTTCACTATTATATATGTTTTGCTTCTAGAGAATTGAGGTTGATACTGTGGCCCGTATAGGGTCACAACTAATGATTCCAGTAGTTTTGGAGTGTTTACCCTAACATAATTACTACTCGATGGTCTCCCACCCTCATATATCATTTATAATCTTGTATAATCTTCCggattatttcattttgtcccctTGTGGCCTTATCCTGATAGTCAGTTCACTGTTGTCCTTGATAAAAGGTGCTGACAATTTGATACCCATGGAGATTGCATTGAAGATTGCtagtaaaataagagcaaaggaGAGGTTTGCAGTATACGTTATCATACCGATGTGGCCTGAGGGAGTACCCAATACTGCCCCAGTACAAGAAATTCTATATTGGCAGGTTAGACCTCAAAGGATACTTATTTTGCGATATATTTGAACCACCTAAATTTAACATATTCAGCATTTTTAAAATTCATTGGTTACACTTTATAGAACTTCACAAAGAAAATTATATCTTCAACACCAGCTGTTCGTAATTTGCTTACTTTTGTGTGGGCTATTTCGTGCAGTATCAAACGATGCAAATGATGTACGAAGTCATAGCTGCAGAGCTAAAGTGTGCGCAACTTGAGAACTCACATCCACAAGACTATTTGAACTTCTATTGTCTTGGTAATAGGGAACCACTGCCCAACGAGATCTCATCTAATGAACCTTCTACAAATGGTGATATGGTAATTCTGAAAGCTGATTTACGTTGATGCTCAATCAACCTCATTTATACATGTCAGAAAGTAAATTGGTTCAATGGGATCACCATCTTTTTCAGGCCTCAATTGTCCAAAAATCTCGGCGATTTATGATCTATGTGCATGCTAAAGGAATGATAGTTGATGATGAGTATGTAATTATGGGATCTGCCAATATAAATGAACGATCTATGTCTGGTTCAAGAGACACGGAGATAGCAATGGGTGCATATCAGCCGCATCATGCATGGGAAGCCAAGAAGAGGCATCCCCGTGGCCAGGTTAGGAAccgtttttcttgttttgttttagttGATTCTGGCTATCCGTCTTACAGATGATGATGACTCCTTATTTTGGGGGTTGAACAGTCCCAAGATTTAAAATATTGTACCAACCAGATACATTGGTTTGATATAGTTCAAAAATACCTATATGCATTCAGGGGTTATCAACACCGACCGAGACTTCTTCCTTTTTCTACTATTTGTAATACCCTCAATGTATCTCCATTAAATCTAGACATGCTTCAGTTACTTTATAATGGGATGGTATGACTAATGAGCTATGGTTTGTGCAGGTTTATGGGTATAGGATGTCATTATGGGCAGAACACCTAGGTAGATTAGATGATTGCTTCAAGGAGCCACAAAATTTGGACTGTGTTAAGAGTGTAAATGAAATAGCCGAAGATAACTGGGCAAGGTTCGCAGCTGAGGAGGTGATGTCTCTGCAGGGACACATTCTGAAGTACCCAGTCAAGGTAGATGCTAATGGAATTGTAGGGCCGATACCTGATCAGGAAACATTCCCAGATGTTGGTGGGAAAATTATTGGTGCTTACACCAACCTTCCAGATGCTTTAACTACTTAACAGCTCTGCTCACCATGGCTCACTCACTTTCTTGTATAAACACAAAAGGCTTTACTGGTGTTTGTTGTAAAAACTTgtacaatttttttatttgtttcatgtaatttgcTGATGTGTATGTACAATGGAAATCGAATAAGAAAAATGGGAGAtttagaaccctgattttgggcatattgAAATCCTTCTAGGCAtattgaataaagacaaaaaaggttgtgaaatagcaaaatcagataaccccttgacccaaatttttttaatggcaaatctgccatTTACGTATTactgttagtaatattgattagtgattaaatactttgtttagtgattaagataattttcagaattataaaggttgtttagataaACAAATTTgggtggtgggggggggggggggggggggggaattcaAAGTTTTTATtcagaaggagagaaagagaaggagaaagtgagaaaattttaattcttgattcaatggaggatgaggaaggtcataattcatctaaaaaacctaggaaaatacacatcaactacaccaatgattcccaaatggctgatttcttagattatgagaatgattttacacccactcaagctcaaactcaagatgatgatttttatgagccaaatcctgatgatgaagacattgatgaggaacccaatgcttctgatacacaggtacacttctatcctatgcttaatctcacttctatagctctcaattatcaaaagttaggttttttggatcatggttcggcgaaacaggttgaggttcggctcacatctatgagccgtaTCTACcgattgatgaacggttcggctcactgaatctgtttgcaGCATGCGctgaacctataattttcaactctaacccttttgctagacactattTCGGCTtgtatgaaagtttcatagtaagccgaacaacatcctgaagagcccgaaaaaaaaataattactggttcggcttacatttcgaaaatcgtatgagccgaacatcaatttgttattttttgggttaaaatattgttattggttcggcacatattgagaatatcgtataagccgaaacctctaaatgttcatggctcggcacataatatgattattgtatgagccgaacataaatttttaatttttgggttgaaatattgttattggttcggcacatattgagaacatcgtataagccgaaacctttaAATGTTcagggttcggcacataatatgattatcttaTGAGCCGaatatttctattatttttcctttcaagtaTTTGAACCTTGtcatattctttgtagatcgtacccatggaagatcaacctgatccagtagacataattcacgaggataccaaggatcgcttccaaaatgatttggtatgtaagaaccttttgtttaccttaatgttgtcggaatattccaaagtttttcttactaattacttgttttggaatgaacgtagagatggaaaactaaacctgaaattcttgattggcttgaggaacacgcgatgaagataaactgtGTGCTAGTTAAAGGACACCAAAGCCTATGGGAtcagtttgaaatgatttgtgagcatagtggaaccggcgctagcaaggttaaaaagggtattgtatacgttgggaagaccgagagaaagaataggacgaagatgaagaaaagaaattgccctttcaagatcgttttcaacctcaagaataagtccttgaacaaagaagatcaatattggataataaataaagatatggattgtcgtcataaccacccatgtcccaaagaccttcatggacatgcgaaagtagcgcgactcaaacccgatgAGATGCtggaagtggataaaatgacacgagcacgtttgccaccgtctaggattcttagaaaattgaaggcggacaacaagaataacaagtcgactatgcaaactatctacaatgcaagacaaaagattagaagactcaatttgcaaggtaggatgagTTGGATGAGTTCgatcaagtcacacaccttttccttgcccacccggaatgcgtccaattggctttatgcttcccacaagttattatattggattgcacgtacaagactaataaatatgagatgccgttgatgaacattgtggagcatacttcgacaaaggcaccgttcaccgtggctttttgtttcttgaaaaacgagaagaaagagagtttaTGTTTGGGCGTTAGAACAATtaaagttaatcttccgggagggtgctcttcctaaagtgttcgtttccgatcaagattcatcgttgatgtatggtattaagaaggtatttccggatgcattcaattttctttgtacgtttcacatatggtgcaatgtgaggaaaaaatgccaatcgaaaattcaaccacttaagttgaagtaattagagaatattgctaaattCCAACCGgtggagacacgagtaaagaaaaagaaggaattcttgaaaggatatgaacataatgagatgttgtgggcttctttccaaggcgaatgggaagctttggtatggtcaatcaccgaggatgtctacgaagaaaattttaaaatgcttattaagcattggaagaccggctaccccgatgtcattacttacttggtcaaatatgtgttggaacctaataaagaaaggttcgtgtTTTGTTTCACAAATCGGAAACAACAATTCGACAcccaagccacaagtatggtagagtcggctcattattggttaaagaagaacctttttggatgtgttgacacttttgtcacggtttttgatgcaattgatgaatatttcaaaagtgatgtcgTGAGAATTAAAGCCGCCTTCGAGCATAACCTTATGTTCAGACACAAGAATTATGATAGTAAATGGCTACgggaattaacttatagagtctcacatctatgcatcgacttgttgatggaagaagtggatttgattaagacattaggcgccaacttggaggaagagtgtgtttgtaaaatgaagacatctatgggacttccatgccgccacGACCTACTTCGATATAAGGATGGTATCAtagatattgatcatttttggaaacaattaagcttcgatcctctcccaaccgaagacgacgagtatgatctagagatatgggacacgacaaatggaaaaaagttggcggagatgtataggaatatgGGTCGAGGtcaaaagaaattcctatgggacaacatgatgccgg includes the following:
- the LOC113289031 gene encoding phospholipase D delta-like; this translates as MASVGDITAAGTNGGAMAETADMSDQVIFLHGDLDLKIVEARRLPNMDIMAERFRRCFSACNACKKPLTSEEMKHPHRKIITSDPYVSVCLAGATVARTRIIPNSQAPKWEEHFVIPLAHPVSTVEFQVKDNDMFGAQLIGIVSIPAQLINSGRHLKDWYPIIGPYGKTPKEGTALYLEMKFTPFEQNSRYRRGIASDPEHLGVRNTYFPVRRGGSIQLYQDAHVPVGMIPKIELDGGKAFRSGQCWEDICHAILEAHHLIYIIGWSIYHKVKLIREPTRPLPRGGDLTLGELLKYKSQEGVRVLMLVWDDKTSHSSFLLKTAGVMGTHDEETRKFFKHSSVICILSPRYASSKLSIVKQQVVGTLFTHHQKCILLDTQAYGNNRKISAFVGGLDLCDGRYDTPEHRLFRDLDTVFDDDYHNPTFPAGTKAPRQPWHDLHCRMEGPAAYDILKNFEQRWKKATKWSEFGQRFKKIRHHHDDALIKLDRISWILSPSPAVPEDDPILWVSNEGDPENWHVQVFRSIDSGSVKGFPKNVRDAEAQKLTLEKKLVIDSSIQTAYIQAIRSAQHFIYIENQYFLGSSYGWPSYKNAGADNLIPMEIALKIASKIRAKERFAVYVIIPMWPEGVPNTAPVQEILYWQYQTMQMMYEVIAAELKCAQLENSHPQDYLNFYCLGNREPLPNEISSNEPSTNGDMASIVQKSRRFMIYVHAKGMIVDDEYVIMGSANINERSMSGSRDTEIAMGAYQPHHAWEAKKRHPRGQVYGYRMSLWAEHLGRLDDCFKEPQNLDCVKSVNEIAEDNWARFAAEEVMSLQGHILKYPVKVDANGIVGPIPDQETFPDVGGKIIGAYTNLPDALTT